The Agrobacterium cucumeris genome has a segment encoding these proteins:
- a CDS encoding amino acid ABC transporter permease: protein MSYTFQFGALAQYQNEILNGIWLTIKLSVLSIVLGCAFGILLASLRSIKGGIVRIIVDGYVEVIRNTPFLVQLFIVYFGLPGLGFRVGADTAALIGMTINLAAYSTEIIRAGIEAVHKSQIEAGEALGFTRYQIYRHVIIVPAIAKVYPSLCSQFVLMMLASSICSAISTHELAAAAAFVESQTYRSFEVYIVVTLIYLALALSLRLILALIGMWLFGRRVARKTMTALPEVQS, encoded by the coding sequence ATGTCCTATACTTTTCAATTCGGCGCGCTCGCCCAGTATCAGAATGAAATTCTGAACGGCATATGGCTGACGATCAAGCTGTCGGTCCTCTCCATCGTGCTCGGCTGCGCTTTCGGCATTCTTTTGGCCTCGCTGCGCTCCATCAAGGGCGGCATCGTCCGCATCATCGTGGACGGCTATGTGGAGGTGATCCGTAACACGCCGTTCCTGGTGCAGCTTTTCATCGTCTATTTCGGCCTTCCGGGTCTCGGCTTTCGCGTCGGGGCGGATACCGCGGCGCTGATCGGCATGACGATCAATCTCGCGGCCTATTCAACGGAAATCATCCGCGCCGGCATCGAGGCGGTGCACAAGTCGCAGATCGAGGCGGGCGAAGCGCTTGGTTTCACCAGATACCAGATCTATCGCCACGTCATCATCGTGCCTGCCATCGCCAAGGTCTATCCATCGCTCTGCAGCCAGTTCGTGCTGATGATGCTGGCATCGAGCATATGTTCGGCTATTTCCACCCATGAGCTTGCGGCTGCCGCAGCCTTCGTGGAATCGCAGACCTATCGCTCCTTCGAGGTCTATATCGTCGTCACGCTCATCTATCTGGCGCTGGCGCTCAGCCTGCGGCTTATCCTTGCCCTTATCGGCATGTGGCTGTTTGGCCGCCGTGTCGCCCGCAAGACGATGACCGCTTTGCCGGAGGTGCAGTCATGA